The following proteins come from a genomic window of Acinetobacter sp. SAAs474:
- a CDS encoding DMT family protein: MLLPLALLIIANCFMTLAWYGHLKFLHDAPMWQAILFGWIIALFEYSLMIPATRMLAQQGWGLGHMKITQEVLTLVVFVPFMILLFKQPFKLDYLWAGLCLLGCVYFVFRSQ, from the coding sequence ATGCTACTGCCTTTAGCCTTATTGATTATCGCCAATTGTTTTATGACACTGGCATGGTATGGGCATCTTAAATTTTTACATGATGCACCAATGTGGCAAGCGATTTTATTTGGTTGGATTATTGCACTATTTGAGTATAGTTTGATGATTCCAGCAACCCGGATGTTGGCACAACAAGGTTGGGGCCTGGGCCATATGAAAATCACGCAAGAAGTTTTGACTTTAGTGGTTTTTGTTCCCTTTATGATTTTACTCTTTAAACAACCTTTTAAATTGGATTACCTGTGGGCAGGTTTATGTTTATTGGGCTGTGTATATTTTGTTTTTCGTAGTCAATAA
- the purE gene encoding 5-(carboxyamino)imidazole ribonucleotide mutase — protein sequence MNAAASQDTPLVGIIMGSQSDWATLEHTANMLKQLGVPFEAEVVSAHRTPDRLFEYAEMARDRGIQVIIAGAGGAAHLPGMCAAKTDLPVLGVPVKSSILNGVDSLLSIVQMPAGIAVGTLAIGPAGATNAAIMAAQILGLTRPEIAQNVAAFRREQTEKVASKNIPGQA from the coding sequence ATGAATGCGGCCGCTTCTCAAGACACTCCTCTCGTTGGAATTATCATGGGCTCTCAATCCGATTGGGCTACGCTCGAACACACTGCCAATATGCTTAAACAGCTTGGCGTCCCTTTTGAAGCTGAGGTTGTATCTGCACATCGTACTCCAGATCGATTGTTTGAATATGCAGAAATGGCACGAGATCGCGGTATTCAGGTGATTATTGCCGGCGCAGGCGGTGCTGCACATTTACCGGGTATGTGTGCCGCTAAAACAGATTTACCTGTACTTGGCGTACCAGTCAAATCATCTATCTTAAATGGTGTTGACTCATTGTTGTCTATTGTACAAATGCCAGCCGGTATTGCTGTTGGTACATTGGCGATTGGTCCTGCTGGAGCGACCAATGCCGCGATTATGGCCGCACAAATTTTAGGTCTTACACGTCCTGAAATTGCACAAAATGTGGCAGCATTTCGCCGTGAACAAACTGAAAAAGTAGCCAGTAAAAATATTCCGGGTCAAGCTTAA
- a CDS encoding GNAT family N-acetyltransferase, whose protein sequence is MSTKYPIQHDDGIFWIAEDQHKLAEITYRWHNDKTIIADHTWVDDCLRGQGVAAQLLDALVTFARQHQLKIIAECSYVQVMFQRDQRLADVIASA, encoded by the coding sequence ATGTCGACTAAATACCCAATACAACATGATGATGGTATATTTTGGATTGCAGAAGATCAACATAAATTAGCTGAAATCACCTATCGTTGGCACAACGATAAAACTATTATTGCAGATCATACTTGGGTTGATGATTGTTTACGTGGCCAAGGTGTTGCAGCGCAGTTGTTAGATGCTTTGGTTACATTTGCACGTCAACATCAACTCAAAATCATTGCCGAATGTAGCTATGTACAGGTCATGTTTCAGCGTGACCAACGTTTAGCGGATGTAATCGCTTCAGCTTAA
- a CDS encoding 5-(carboxyamino)imidazole ribonucleotide synthase, producing the protein MNKTIGIFGGGQLGRMMAQAALPLNIQCTFFEANTDCPSAALGPVISSQAADGLAQFITSADVFSLEFENTPLTDVDILTENKVLHPPRLALATAQNRLQEKALFDALDIPVAPYKAVDSLHSLESAVAELGLPIVLKTATGGYDGKGQFVLREHHQIAQAWAELGPAGTLIAESFVEFSREVSIIAVRGQDGDVKTWPLAENHHHHGILSHSIVPAPNSADLQPIAQDYITRLLNHLNYVGVLTLELFVTEQGLYANEMAPRVHNSGHWSIEGSICSQFENHIRAVAGLPLGATDLVRPTVMINIIGQYPKSEEVLALAGVHLHLYNKTEREGRKIGHITLMPNDHRELTTLCRQLAKILPNPLALTEDITI; encoded by the coding sequence ATGAATAAAACCATCGGTATTTTTGGTGGTGGTCAACTTGGTCGTATGATGGCGCAAGCTGCATTGCCACTCAATATTCAATGTACATTTTTTGAAGCCAATACAGATTGCCCTTCAGCAGCATTGGGACCAGTGATTTCGAGTCAAGCTGCAGATGGCTTGGCACAATTTATCACCAGTGCAGATGTATTTAGTCTTGAGTTTGAAAATACGCCGCTTACAGACGTCGATATTTTAACTGAAAATAAAGTACTTCATCCTCCTCGTTTAGCTTTAGCAACAGCTCAAAACCGTTTACAGGAAAAAGCATTATTTGATGCACTCGATATTCCGGTTGCACCTTATAAGGCTGTAGATTCATTGCATAGTCTAGAAAGTGCAGTCGCTGAGTTGGGCTTACCTATTGTACTTAAAACAGCCACTGGTGGTTATGATGGCAAAGGGCAGTTTGTTTTACGTGAGCATCATCAAATCGCACAAGCATGGGCAGAATTAGGTCCGGCAGGTACTTTAATTGCTGAAAGCTTTGTGGAGTTTTCTCGTGAAGTCTCAATTATTGCTGTACGTGGACAAGACGGTGATGTAAAAACTTGGCCATTGGCTGAAAACCATCATCATCATGGTATTTTGTCACACTCTATCGTTCCTGCGCCCAATAGTGCTGATTTACAACCGATTGCTCAAGATTATATTACACGTCTACTTAACCATTTAAATTATGTGGGAGTGCTGACACTTGAGCTTTTTGTAACAGAACAGGGTTTATATGCCAATGAAATGGCACCACGTGTTCATAATTCTGGACACTGGTCAATTGAAGGCTCAATTTGCTCTCAATTTGAAAATCATATTCGCGCTGTTGCAGGCTTGCCATTAGGTGCCACAGATCTGGTCCGACCAACGGTAATGATTAATATTATTGGTCAATATCCAAAGTCTGAAGAAGTGTTGGCTTTAGCTGGTGTACATTTGCATCTTTATAATAAGACCGAGCGTGAAGGACGCAAGATTGGTCATATTACTTTAATGCCAAATGATCATCGTGAACTCACCACTTTATGTCGTCAACTGGCAAAAATTTTACCAAATCCGTTGGCATTAACTGAAGATATCACCATTTAA
- the guaD gene encoding guanine deaminase has product MSPVIATTAIRGRFLDIQNTVTQADAIHDQVRYIEDGLLITENGKIKWFGIWSDGQALLDSHTTVQHYPEQLIVPGFIDTHIHFPQTEMMGAYGEQLLEWLNTYTFPTEMQFEDPIYAEKIAQFFIEELLKHGTTTALVFCSVHPTSVHALFEAAQHYHMRIIAGKVMMDRHAPEQLCDTAESAYHDSKTLIEQWHNKGRNLYAITPRFAPTSTPEQLQKAQQLKTEYPDVYLHTHLSENQNEIAWVKSLFPEQQGYLDVYHHYGLTGSRSIFAHCVHLDEHEWDCMHQTDSSIAFCPTSNLFLGSGLFPLQKTWEKQVKVGLGTDIGAGTSFCQLQTLNEAYKVQQLQGYKLSAFESLYHATLGGAKALDLDDKLGNFNIGKEADFVVLNLSATRLQQLRQQQSKNLEDALFALMMLGDDRNIDATYIYGQCVYSQNNHDQ; this is encoded by the coding sequence ATGTCTCCTGTCATTGCAACAACGGCAATTCGTGGTCGTTTTCTCGATATTCAAAATACAGTAACTCAAGCAGATGCCATTCATGATCAAGTGCGCTATATCGAAGATGGTTTATTGATCACCGAAAATGGTAAAATTAAGTGGTTCGGCATCTGGTCTGACGGACAAGCTTTGCTGGATTCACACACGACTGTACAACATTATCCAGAACAGTTGATTGTTCCAGGCTTTATTGACACACATATTCACTTTCCACAGACCGAGATGATGGGGGCCTATGGTGAGCAACTTTTAGAATGGTTAAATACCTATACTTTCCCAACAGAAATGCAATTTGAAGATCCTATTTATGCAGAAAAAATTGCACAATTTTTTATTGAAGAATTACTTAAACATGGCACCACAACTGCTTTAGTATTTTGTAGCGTACATCCCACATCGGTACATGCTTTATTTGAGGCTGCACAGCATTACCATATGCGTATCATCGCAGGTAAAGTCATGATGGATCGTCATGCGCCAGAACAACTCTGTGATACTGCTGAAAGTGCTTATCATGACTCTAAGACATTAATTGAACAATGGCATAATAAAGGGCGTAATCTATATGCGATTACACCACGCTTTGCACCCACCTCAACACCCGAACAATTACAAAAAGCACAGCAACTCAAAACTGAATATCCAGATGTTTATCTGCATACGCATTTAAGTGAAAATCAAAATGAAATTGCTTGGGTTAAAAGCTTGTTCCCCGAACAGCAGGGCTATCTTGATGTTTATCATCACTATGGTTTAACAGGTTCACGCTCTATCTTTGCACATTGTGTCCATTTAGATGAACATGAATGGGATTGTATGCATCAGACTGATTCAAGCATTGCTTTTTGTCCAACATCCAATCTATTTTTAGGGAGTGGTCTATTTCCACTGCAAAAAACTTGGGAAAAGCAGGTTAAAGTCGGTTTGGGTACAGATATTGGTGCAGGAACTTCATTTTGTCAGCTACAAACACTGAATGAAGCCTATAAAGTACAACAATTACAAGGCTATAAACTTTCAGCATTTGAATCACTGTATCACGCTACCTTAGGTGGTGCGAAAGCATTGGATCTAGATGATAAACTCGGGAATTTTAACATTGGAAAAGAAGCAGATTTTGTGGTGTTAAACTTATCGGCAACACGCTTACAGCAATTACGACAACAACAGAGTAAAAATCTAGAGGATGCGTTATTTGCCTTAATGATGTTAGGAGATGACCGAAATATTGATGCGACATATATTTATGGACAATGTGTTTACAGTCAAAACAATCATGATCAGTAG
- a CDS encoding lytic murein transglycosylase: MRNLALVCFSSLLVFSQTHAELIINQQVASTTTPINMSQASDVDSSKYIRFQTCLANLRSQAIAAGVSAETYSRYTQQLTPDYSVIEKLNYQPEFSTPIWDYLSGLVDDERVQVGQQKIQQYQDLLNRVAMTYGVPVETIVAVWGVESNFGDISGKYPLLQALGTLSCEGRRQAYFRGEFFAAMRILQRGDVTEEQLKGSWAGAFGHTQFMPSTYEELAVDFDGDGRRDLVSSTADALASTANFLKKRGWQTGQPWGFEVQLPKGMSIDGEGRRNKKALSNWIARGVTRIDGSPLIQGNLSQTTPAGLMAPAGINGPVFLVFKNFDAIYSYNAAESYALAIAHLSDRLQGKGTFVATWPTDDAGTSRAERREIQQLLLNRGYDIGTVDGLIGDKTRQAIQREQIRLGLVPNARAGQKILQALRQDHARSLMQ, from the coding sequence ATGCGTAATTTAGCTTTGGTGTGTTTCTCTTCTTTGTTGGTATTTTCTCAGACACATGCAGAACTGATTATTAATCAGCAAGTGGCGTCAACAACGACACCGATTAATATGTCGCAAGCTTCTGATGTCGATAGCAGCAAATACATACGTTTTCAGACATGTTTAGCTAATCTGCGTAGTCAAGCGATTGCTGCGGGGGTATCTGCTGAAACATATTCACGCTATACACAGCAATTAACACCTGATTATTCAGTCATAGAAAAATTAAACTATCAGCCAGAGTTTTCTACACCGATTTGGGATTATCTTTCTGGATTGGTTGATGATGAGCGAGTTCAAGTTGGACAGCAGAAAATACAACAATATCAGGATCTATTAAATCGTGTTGCAATGACCTACGGTGTTCCTGTTGAGACGATTGTTGCTGTATGGGGGGTGGAAAGTAATTTTGGTGATATTTCTGGTAAATATCCTTTATTACAAGCTTTGGGAACTTTAAGTTGTGAAGGACGTCGCCAAGCGTATTTTCGTGGCGAATTTTTTGCAGCAATGCGTATTTTACAGCGTGGTGATGTAACCGAAGAGCAGTTGAAAGGTTCTTGGGCCGGTGCATTTGGTCATACCCAATTTATGCCTTCTACTTATGAAGAGCTTGCAGTTGACTTTGATGGTGACGGTCGTCGTGACTTGGTCTCAAGTACTGCTGATGCCTTGGCCTCTACAGCAAACTTTTTAAAGAAAAGAGGATGGCAAACTGGACAACCCTGGGGATTTGAAGTGCAATTACCTAAAGGAATGTCGATTGATGGTGAAGGGCGTCGTAATAAGAAAGCATTATCGAATTGGATTGCACGTGGTGTTACACGTATAGATGGTTCACCTTTAATTCAAGGTAATTTATCTCAAACAACACCTGCCGGACTCATGGCACCAGCAGGTATTAACGGACCTGTATTTTTAGTATTTAAAAATTTTGATGCTATTTATAGTTATAATGCAGCAGAAAGTTATGCGTTGGCCATTGCGCATTTATCAGATCGTTTGCAGGGTAAAGGTACTTTTGTCGCTACTTGGCCAACAGATGATGCGGGAACGTCACGTGCTGAACGTCGAGAAATCCAACAATTATTACTCAATCGTGGTTACGATATTGGGACTGTAGATGGATTGATTGGTGATAAAACGCGTCAGGCGATTCAGCGAGAACAAATTCGTTTGGGTTTAGTGCCGAATGCACGTGCTGGACAGAAAATTCTACAGGCTTTGCGCCAAGATCATGCCCGATCTTTAATGCAATAA
- a CDS encoding nucleotidyltransferase family protein, which produces MIDTLMPLDHQNKLSHILLNHPYLTAILQQLYEIEPDAYIAAGVIRNTIWDYLHDRQYDLNHTEVDIVFYDPDDDGRQHQKIEDKITKIFPSIQWDVTNQALVHQWYRTEEGASISALQSLAHAISLWPETATAVAVRFNHQGNIDCLAPLGLADLLHLKLRWNPALVAYSVFLQRIQQKKFLSRWPKLSCVDI; this is translated from the coding sequence ATGATTGATACTTTAATGCCATTAGATCATCAAAATAAACTCAGTCATATCCTATTAAATCATCCATATTTGACTGCGATTTTACAGCAATTGTATGAGATTGAACCTGATGCTTATATTGCTGCTGGTGTCATTCGTAATACAATTTGGGATTATTTACATGATCGTCAGTATGATTTAAACCATACTGAAGTTGATATTGTGTTTTATGATCCAGATGATGATGGTCGTCAACATCAAAAAATTGAAGATAAAATAACTAAAATATTTCCATCTATTCAATGGGATGTAACGAATCAAGCTTTAGTACATCAATGGTATCGTACTGAAGAAGGTGCATCGATCTCTGCATTGCAATCTTTAGCACATGCCATATCTTTATGGCCAGAAACAGCAACAGCAGTCGCAGTGCGTTTTAATCATCAAGGTAATATTGATTGTCTCGCTCCACTTGGTTTAGCAGATTTACTGCATTTAAAGCTTAGATGGAATCCTGCATTGGTTGCTTATTCAGTATTTTTACAACGCATTCAACAGAAAAAATTCTTGTCTCGATGGCCGAAATTAAGTTGTGTGGATATTTAG
- a CDS encoding sugar transporter, translated as MSSTSSHPSHATPKQWIGVITLAFAAFIFNTTEFIPIALLSDIGQSFAMPVTQVGIMITVYAWVVALISLPIMLLTKNVERRLLLIVLFIVFILSHVLSYLAWSFSILLLSRIGIAMAHALFWSITASLVVRIAPQGKEFQALGLLSTGTVLAMVLGIPLGRMIGDEYGWRNSFGLIAICATIICLILSKTLPRLPSINSGSLSSLKILVKRPSLMLIFALVVIIISAQFTAYSYIEPFALDIAALSSQQTTTLLLIYGGAGFIGSYLFGRFAKKLDQILIPLMTSCLAISMLLLLSAAISFFTLSILSVFWGIAIIGFSLALQSKTLHFASDATDVAMAIFSGLYNVGIGGGALIGGMVTIHLGLNYIGIVGGMIAFLGTLLALYLVKRSDFSITQKS; from the coding sequence ATGTCTTCTACATCATCTCATCCCTCTCACGCCACTCCGAAGCAATGGATTGGCGTGATTACGCTTGCCTTTGCTGCCTTTATTTTTAATACCACTGAGTTTATTCCGATTGCCTTACTCAGCGATATTGGTCAAAGCTTTGCAATGCCAGTCACTCAAGTCGGTATCATGATTACAGTATATGCATGGGTCGTGGCACTTATTTCACTACCGATCATGCTATTAACCAAAAATGTTGAACGACGTTTACTGTTAATTGTACTCTTTATTGTCTTTATTTTAAGTCATGTTCTATCCTATCTGGCATGGAGCTTTTCGATTTTATTGCTGAGTCGTATTGGTATTGCGATGGCACATGCTTTATTTTGGTCGATTACGGCTTCTTTAGTGGTTCGAATTGCACCGCAAGGAAAAGAATTTCAAGCTTTAGGATTGCTATCGACAGGCACAGTACTGGCTATGGTACTTGGTATTCCATTAGGCCGTATGATTGGCGATGAATATGGATGGAGAAATTCTTTTGGTCTGATTGCAATTTGTGCCACCATCATTTGTCTTATTTTATCAAAAACATTACCACGCCTCCCCAGTATCAATTCTGGCTCTCTAAGTAGCTTAAAAATATTGGTAAAACGACCAAGTCTCATGCTGATCTTTGCTTTAGTGGTCATTATAATTAGCGCACAATTCACCGCCTATAGTTATATTGAACCTTTTGCACTGGATATTGCCGCGCTGAGTTCGCAACAAACCACAACCTTATTATTAATTTATGGGGGAGCTGGATTTATTGGCTCTTACTTATTTGGTCGGTTTGCCAAAAAATTAGATCAAATTTTGATTCCTTTAATGACCAGTTGTTTAGCAATCTCCATGCTATTGTTACTCAGTGCTGCAATAAGTTTTTTCACTTTAAGTATCTTAAGCGTATTTTGGGGAATTGCCATTATTGGCTTTAGCTTAGCCCTTCAATCTAAAACGCTTCATTTTGCTTCAGATGCAACGGATGTTGCCATGGCGATTTTTTCAGGTCTATATAATGTCGGTATTGGAGGTGGTGCATTGATTGGTGGTATGGTAACCATACATTTAGGGCTGAACTATATTGGCATAGTAGGGGGCATGATTGCTTTTTTAGGTACATTATTAGCACTCTATCTCGTCAAACGTAGCGATTTTTCCATCACGCAAAAGTCATAA
- a CDS encoding TerC family protein: METIGTLWLYLAFFGIVAVMLIIDFLGFKQKQGQEVKIKTAAFWSIAWVSVAALFGGGLWLYLQQTAGIAVANTKVMEYFAGYLLEKSLAIDNVFVWLMIFAAFAIPPALQRQLLLYGVLGAIILRSIFIFIGAWFVQEFSWVLYIFGAFLVYTGFKFLKGQEEDPNIEDMAILKFLRKHLRITPTMQDNKFFVRQNGVLWATPLFLVLILVEASDVIFAVDSIPAIFAVTSDPFIVLTANLMAILGLRAMFFLLSGAASKMHYLPYGLGIILLFIGFKMLMLDVFHMPIWISLSFIVIVLAITAWMSIQHSKKHHETTL, encoded by the coding sequence ATGGAAACGATCGGTACCTTATGGCTGTATCTTGCATTTTTTGGCATTGTTGCAGTCATGCTCATTATTGACTTTTTAGGCTTTAAACAAAAACAAGGCCAAGAAGTTAAAATCAAAACAGCAGCATTTTGGAGCATTGCGTGGGTTTCTGTTGCTGCACTTTTTGGTGGTGGTTTATGGTTATATCTGCAACAAACTGCGGGTATTGCTGTAGCAAATACCAAAGTCATGGAATACTTTGCAGGCTATCTGCTTGAAAAATCATTAGCGATTGATAATGTCTTTGTCTGGCTTATGATTTTTGCAGCTTTTGCGATTCCACCTGCTTTACAACGCCAGCTCCTTTTATATGGTGTGCTCGGTGCCATTATTTTACGTAGTATCTTTATTTTTATTGGTGCATGGTTTGTCCAAGAATTTTCTTGGGTACTGTATATCTTCGGTGCATTTCTCGTCTATACCGGCTTTAAATTTCTAAAAGGCCAAGAAGAGGACCCCAATATTGAAGATATGGCTATTCTTAAGTTTTTGCGTAAACATTTACGTATTACGCCAACGATGCAGGATAACAAATTTTTTGTCCGCCAAAATGGCGTACTATGGGCAACACCATTATTTTTAGTCCTCATTTTGGTTGAAGCATCAGACGTTATTTTTGCTGTCGATTCTATTCCTGCAATTTTTGCAGTCACCAGTGATCCATTTATTGTATTAACTGCAAATTTAATGGCAATTTTAGGCCTACGTGCCATGTTCTTTTTACTCTCTGGTGCAGCATCTAAAATGCATTATTTACCTTATGGTCTAGGTATTATTTTATTATTTATCGGCTTTAAGATGTTAATGTTAGATGTGTTCCATATGCCAATCTGGATTTCGCTTAGCTTTATTGTGATTGTACTTGCCATTACTGCATGGATGTCGATTCAACATAGTAAAAAACATCATGAAACAACATTATAA
- the mpl gene encoding UDP-N-acetylmuramate:L-alanyl-gamma-D-glutamyl-meso-diaminopimelate ligase, which yields MHLHILGICGTFMGSLALLARDLGHKVTGSDQNVYPPMSTQLEQAGITLMQGYDRSHLQPHPDLVIVGNAMKRGIDAIEYMLNEGLAYVSGPQFLADHVLQGKHVLGVAGTHGKTTTTTMLAWVLDQAGLNPGFLIGGVPLGFSESARLGAGKYFCVEADEYDSAFFDKRSKFVHYHPKTAILNNLEFDHADIFDDLAAIQKQFHHLVRTIPSEGRIIAPITEKHIDEVLAMGCWTPVVRTSLNANEHSALYAEQLTADGRHFKVLQHGIVKGEVQWNMTGQHSVANALATIAAAEHVGVSIETACQALSNFAGVKRRMELLANIRGIEIYDDFAHHPTAIETTLEGARKRFGQRKLWAIIEPRSNTMRMGSHKDNLAHSARLADQVIWYQPEGLDWDLHPVIAAATNQAIICQSLDNIINTVVSQASEGDVIVIMSNGGFGGLHQKLIQALTTSTL from the coding sequence ATGCACCTGCATATTTTAGGTATCTGTGGCACCTTTATGGGGTCTTTAGCATTATTAGCACGCGACTTAGGTCATAAAGTGACAGGGTCAGACCAGAACGTTTATCCACCAATGTCAACTCAACTCGAACAAGCAGGCATTACCTTAATGCAAGGTTATGACCGCAGTCATTTACAGCCACATCCTGATTTAGTAATTGTGGGTAATGCCATGAAACGTGGGATTGATGCCATAGAATATATGCTTAATGAAGGTTTAGCATACGTGTCAGGCCCTCAGTTTTTGGCAGATCATGTCTTACAGGGCAAACATGTTTTAGGTGTTGCAGGAACACACGGTAAAACCACCACCACCACCATGCTAGCATGGGTACTCGATCAAGCAGGACTCAATCCCGGCTTTTTAATCGGTGGCGTACCTCTTGGTTTTAGTGAAAGTGCACGTTTAGGGGCTGGAAAATATTTTTGTGTAGAAGCTGATGAATATGATTCTGCTTTCTTTGATAAGCGCTCTAAATTTGTTCACTATCATCCTAAAACTGCAATTCTAAATAATCTTGAATTTGATCATGCCGATATCTTTGATGATCTAGCAGCAATTCAAAAACAGTTTCATCATTTAGTCAGAACAATTCCAAGTGAAGGGCGCATTATTGCGCCAATTACTGAAAAACATATCGATGAAGTTTTAGCAATGGGATGTTGGACGCCTGTTGTACGTACATCATTAAATGCAAATGAACATAGTGCACTTTATGCCGAACAGTTAACAGCAGATGGTCGCCATTTCAAAGTATTGCAACATGGTATTGTTAAAGGTGAAGTACAGTGGAATATGACAGGGCAACATTCTGTTGCCAATGCTTTGGCCACGATTGCTGCCGCTGAACATGTCGGTGTTAGTATTGAAACAGCCTGTCAAGCATTATCAAATTTTGCTGGGGTTAAACGCCGTATGGAATTACTTGCGAACATACGTGGTATTGAGATCTATGATGATTTTGCACATCATCCCACAGCGATTGAAACTACACTTGAAGGCGCTCGTAAACGTTTTGGTCAACGTAAACTCTGGGCGATTATTGAACCACGTTCAAATACCATGCGTATGGGAAGCCATAAAGATAATTTGGCTCATTCAGCACGTCTCGCGGATCAAGTGATTTGGTATCAACCGGAAGGTTTAGATTGGGATTTACATCCTGTTATTGCGGCTGCCACCAATCAAGCCATCATTTGCCAATCTTTAGACAACATCATTAATACCGTGGTGAGTCAAGCGAGTGAAGGCGATGTTATTGTGATTATGTCTAATGGTGGATTTGGTGGATTACATCAAAAACTAATTCAGGCTTTAACGACATCAACCCTATAA
- a CDS encoding 2OG-Fe(II) oxygenase: MSDILRLDALKDAQVQQSPYPYFVVDHAIADHAVQAVIQDFPKITHGGSFNLDDVEIKPNFDHLLKALDTAEFRQILTDKFQIDVMHHPMMITLRGYSRQKDGRIHSDSKSKLLTILIYLNESWDHTTGRLRILNNQHDINDYVAEINAGPGSLVAFKVTDNGWHGYIPFEGQRQSIQINFLTSEKANAKHRFFHGLSAKLKKILK; this comes from the coding sequence ATGTCAGATATCCTAAGGCTTGATGCCTTAAAAGATGCTCAAGTTCAACAAAGTCCTTATCCTTATTTTGTAGTCGATCATGCGATTGCCGATCATGCCGTACAAGCAGTTATTCAGGATTTTCCAAAAATTACACATGGCGGTAGCTTTAATTTAGATGATGTAGAAATTAAACCCAATTTTGATCATTTATTAAAAGCATTGGATACAGCTGAATTTCGTCAAATCTTAACCGACAAATTCCAAATTGATGTCATGCATCATCCGATGATGATTACATTACGTGGTTATTCACGTCAAAAAGATGGCCGTATTCATAGTGATTCAAAAAGTAAATTGCTCACGATCTTAATTTATTTAAATGAATCATGGGATCATACGACAGGCCGTTTACGTATTTTGAATAATCAACATGATATCAATGATTATGTTGCAGAAATTAATGCAGGACCAGGATCATTAGTTGCATTTAAAGTCACAGATAATGGTTGGCATGGTTACATCCCATTTGAAGGGCAACGTCAGTCTATTCAAATTAATTTTTTAACCAGTGAAAAAGCCAATGCCAAGCATCGTTTTTTTCATGGTTTAAGTGCCAAATTGAAAAAAATATTAAAGTAA